From one Dermacentor andersoni chromosome 1, qqDerAnde1_hic_scaffold, whole genome shotgun sequence genomic stretch:
- the LOC126547997 gene encoding uncharacterized protein, translating to MKSLLIALFVCGFAGTCIAGLVGGYGGGFGGGYGGGLGYGGGLGHGLGLVQTVPGPSFLVKTVHNVNRVSQGSTLYGHQSHGGYGGGYGGGVGLGGGYGGALVGGYSGGYGGGYGGGYAKVAVKG from the exons ATGAAGAGCCTG CTCATTGCCCTTTTCGTCTGCGGCTTTGCCGGCACGTGCATTGCTGGTCTTGTTGGCGGATACGGCGGTGGCTTCGGTGGAGGATACGGGGGCGGCCTCGGATACGGAGGTGGTCTCGGTCATGGACTGGGCCTTGTACAGACTGTCCCTGGACCTTCCTTCCTAGTCAAAACCGTGCATAACGTGAACCGCGTGAGCCAAGGTTCTACCCTCTACGGTCACCAAAGCCACGGCGGATACGGCGGTGGATATGGCGGCGGTGTCGGACTCGGCGGTGGATACGGCGGTGCCCTCGTCGGTGGCTACAGCGGCGGCTACGGAGGAGGTTACGGTGGTGGCTACGCCAAGGTGGCCGTCAAGGGATAG